The nucleotide sequence ccgtaactatcacttatttaggtcttttgccgagtaaacgcaccttatggagaagcactaccaagggcctatgtccgattattattattgtatcaACTCATTTGTTGCAATAGACAGTGATAGgtggccaatccattttgactgggaatgtCGACGGTGATTGTTTGATTATGATACGGATTCATTTAAAACTTTCTCATTTGTATTCTATACTCAAAACTAGAGAAAATCAATATTGAGGATAAGCGATCcggaaaataaatgaccgttTTGCAAATATAGAACCAAAAGAAACGATTTGATGCCAATCATTctgcagaaaaagtttgttTACACCTTTTATTTCAATCAGTTGTGCCAAATCAATAAACCAAATGAGATCCACACCGTATTTACCTCCATTTTTTGCTGCCAGTTCCGcccagtcaaaaaaaaaaccattggaCGTCGATCGCCACGAGCGAATTGCGACTCCGATTTCAAGAgctaattttgttttgtgtccCTTCCCTCACTAATCCCTCTTTTAAAAGCCAGAACATGAACCCCTAAGCTTCCTTTCACATTTTCGGTGGTCCGCAAATAAGAAGACACCCCGAGTCATCGCACCAGACGAGCAGAGTCGCTGCTAAGCCGCCATGTTGCTGCTTGAAGGCCGTCTCTTACAGCACGGCCAGACGTGCCGTAAATGAATAAACAGCGAGATAATCTCGTGTAGTCGACTGCTACAGTCTAGCATCCGCTTGCTATTAATCCCCTCATGATGATATCAATTACtcgcatgaaaataaaaacacgtTCCAGGTTTTCACACCCTTGAgcctgttgtaaaaaaaaacatttttgattgtCGAGTTTGTTTTTAGTGGCGCATAAAAGCCGTTTCTTCGGTTGACTCAAGTCCTCGCTGATTAGCGAGGAGTACCGCCATGTTTGCTTTTTTCGTCATTGAACAATTCTATTCCATATTTCTTTTTGTgatcggacatttcgtcgaacggacacttcgtcgccggacacttcgtccccggacgcttcgtcgaatgaacgctccacgtttggaaagaccccaaaaagaatcaacgtgaaATTCACAAAggggagtttttattttattttctttaataaagaaaaattaaaactcccatctgtgaatttcatGTTGAgtgctttaattttttaatatttagaatCCTGCAGGTTTGGACTAAAGCTGATCTGcatcaaaaatagaaaaaaatatgttgttcaAGCATAAAACGTGTTTAGTTTCGTGTTGAATgagttttcagaaataaatatCCATGTACTTTTCATttcgattgtttttttttcaacagggaAAAGCGAAAAATCGTCATAAAGTGTCGTTTCGGGATCCAATCGTGACCCATAAATCGAgtacccggacattttgtcgacggacacttaGTCGCCGGACAAttggtcgccagacagttggcctaaccttaaccactaaccttaaccactattaaagacaaaggaaattcacatattctttattaaagaaaataaaacagcaaaaactcgcatgacaacacaaacacattaacattttaaatgtgcttgtctctaaacacactacgcatgaaacggttcctacgttgagcgctccacgtttggaaagacccccaaaagaatcaacgtgacatcTGAGTTGTTATGTCAGGTTGATTCTTTtgggggtctttccaaacgtggagcgctcaacgtaggaacgtagtgtgtttagagacgagcacatctagtacttgcacacgcccaaatgctaatgtgtttgtgttgtcgagcgagtttttgctgttttattttctttaataaagaatatgtgaatttcctttgtcttctttaatagtggttaaggttaggccaactgtctggcgaccaagtgtccggtcgacgaactgtccggcaacGAAGCGTCCGATCGACGGAAtgtccgttgacgaaatgtccgggtacctttCTTTCATTGGCGCTATTTTTAGCCGCGGCCATTGTCTGGGTGACTTATGGCGCCCAAGCCTTTTAATGCTTTTGGCCACTTTTGCGCCAATAAAAACAGTTTGCATTGCGAGAGCCAGACTCGGATTGAAATATGGCGGAGCTGAGCCCAAAAAAAGAGCGACTGATGTTTAGATGGAGACGATAAAAATGTTTGGAAAGGTCAATGAGCAGCCAGATTGTGATAAGTCTTgtcggaaaagggaaaaaaatggcgacTGATGTGGGGATTCGAGGAAAATGATTGCCGAGTTGGGTTATTTTTGATGATTTAGCAATGATAAATGTTTAAAGTTTGAGATAAGTGAGTGTTGATTTTGATGCTGAacatttcagacattagaaTTCTTTTAAACATAACTTCTCACAGCTAACAATGTTGATCATTGTTGTTTCACCTTTCCATCAATATAGATACAATACCGCTTAAATTATCTATAAAGTGCtaaacctctacttacgaatcctTCTAGATACAATTTTTTTAGGTTACCAATCCCTAATGACTGTTCCAATatccaaaaacaagatccaagttacaaaatcccccaaaacgtcaaTACTTTTCCTTTatccttttgttttgaaattgtctCGGTAGCATTGCGTCTTGCTTGACAATCACCCTACCTacactggcctcccattggctgtctcgcCAAAACAACTCTTTACTGctctatttctgaaaaaaagttacaaaacaagttatGGAACCAACTAATTTGCTGAGGAGAGTCACCACTATTAATGAATTCACACTAAAGGttaaagtggtacctcgagatacgagcttaattcgttccgggactgagctcgtatgtcgattttctcgtaactcaaacgaacgtttcccatagaaatgaactaaaaacaaattaattcgttccaaccctctgaaaaaacaccaaaaacaggatatcggattgaaaaaaaatgttttatttgttctaattcgccatcttttaacaaagtaacaaatgactagtggtttaatagtatactaaaatgtgtttaatagaactaaaattagacagatctcgctgagggtagagagaggggggcggagactttttgcacggcaacgcgctcgtaacataaacaaatttaaatgaactcggATTGCAGcctctgctcgtatatcaaaatttgtcttgtatctcaagataaatatttgcccgaaattttacccgtatctcaaattgctcgtatgtcgaggtaccactgtaaatgttttccaaaatatcctttttcaaatttaattttttttttacatttttttgggccAGCCAGCTCTACCAATCAGGTGTTCCTTATTAATTTTTCAGGGATTGTTTTGGGGGTCCTTGACACTCAATGAACCTGGGCcctgttccatttttttcatgcacTGTTACAAGGTCtttatcataaataaataaataaatgcagtgCCAATATAGCAACGCAGGCGACagtaaacggaaaaaaaaatcatttccacCTGTTATCTAAAAAATGTGTGCACTGGGGCGCAGAAACGAATGCAGAACACATCATACATCACAAACTTCCTGCTGAGTCGACCACTTGTGCAAAAGCCATGCAAATGTCTGATAGTTTCCCCTCTCCGACAAAATGTCATCGCCCGCAAgaacatattttacaaaaagctCTCCAGCAAAGtaccagaactttttttttttgctttaaatgaACCCTGACAGAAAGAAAGCGTAAATGTCACCGTTTAACACCGTCACGTGACCGTGGCTGACATTTGGAAGGGCGTTGCTCTCGTGCAAAAATTGGCGTTGTCGCTTCTACGAGAGCGCTTTTTGAGGTGGTGATAATTGAAAGCTATGTTGCGACAACTGCAGTTGGGTTTCAAAGATCAGAAAAATTCATAAATAAAAGCATAAGAaatgggtgtcaaactcagtttagtTCACGGGCCAACTATACTATGGTATTAGTTAGTATGTCTACTTtagcgatttttcaattatcgtggccatgtttggtctacatcacatgtgtcaaagtggcggcccgggggccaaatctggactgccgcatcattttgtgtggcccgggaaagtaaatcatgagtgctgactttctgttttaggatcaaattaaaatgaagagtatagatgtatattaaatttcctgattttcccccttttaaatcaataattgtcatttttttatccattttttctgtgtttttagttcaacaatcatttggtaaaatctaaaaatatatacaaaaaaagctaaaataaacattgttttagatctttaaaaaactgaatattcagggcttttaatccagttattttaatccatttattaaaaaaaaatctaaatattatatctaaaatgtgaaatcgagttgacgttaaagcggcccgcgaaccaacccgagtctgacaccccggTCTACAtaatccgcgatattcgagggattaaatcactgtatttttcagactataaatcgcacctgaATTAATATAAGTGGCAAAATATATATGTCGCATTAAAGTTTCAATTGCATTTAttactgcattttttaaattgaacattAAAGTAATCATAAAATAGGCACAGGCAGACCCTAACCCAGGcaactatagaaaaaaaattgtgcaattTAGTactatagtccagaaaatacggtagatctgTTTCGTCATTTTTAGGTAGTTATaagtacattttggatcatttcctattgattttgggggaatttccgGGTTGCTTCCTGTTCATTCGTCACTCTCTGTTGATTTAGGGCtatttccaggttacttcctgttggtaTTGAGCATTTTTAAACTTCCTTTTTAACTCGTTAacttgcttttaaaaaataaatgaaaatgcgAATTTAGTGGACCATCAAAAACATTGTTTGCAGCAGCATTAATCGTATTCCCATTTGTCACATTGCCAATCTTacgcagtagacgtccaatcgattttCCATGGAAAGATCCGGCCCGcatgttatgtttttatttatttatgtttctgATCTTTCTTCTTTCAGCATCGTTTCAAACAAACAAGTATCCTTTCTTTGATGCGCCAATCTTGAGGAGCGCTTAGCAGGATCATTtacaaaaggtgttttttttttcttgttgtaatTGAATTCAAAGCAGCAGGTGCATCTCTattgaaaatgcttttcaggccgGCTTTCCGAGAAAAAACGCGGCGCTGCCCATACAGATGCGACAGGCAAACGACACAAAAGCGTCGCTCTGGGGGTAAAACGATGCCACTTTTCCCAAAAGACGCGCGTTCACCTTCAACAAGCCTGTCGACTTAATTTGTGTTATGATTTTTCAAAAGGGGGGAATTTGACGCTTCACAGATGGCGACGCTCCGTCCCCCGAGGAAAAGCACGCAGCGATAACCCCGCACGGCTCCCCCTTGTGGCAATTTCAAAGtatcatttacatttttccGCACTCTAGTTCGGAGCTATTTACGGTTATGAACCGTCGGGGATTCGGCGTCCCGCTCAAGGACGAGCACGATGGATGTCAGgccgggtttttttttttcatgcacgGACCAAAGCGATAAATTCAGGGTCACAAAATGGAGTCGGCCGCCGAGCCGTAAAGTCCATacgtttgttttatttgatgCCTATCCTCGGGGGTTGTGTTCGGGGATCTCTAAATGGACTCGGCGAGCAGACTGTCGATGAAGGACGCTCGGTTTGGCGATAGTCGCGCggggtttatttttttgtgacaatACAGTAGAAggttgtaaagtttttttttttatttttttttagtatgcaCCAAATTGGACTAGAATGTTCTGGAAATATTTTTGCAGTCGACGCAGATCTGTTGGACAAAATCAGTTTTAAACGTGGTGTAAATTGGTTATAAACAATgcgagttaattttttttaagtgtatttatattttcagaATTAACTATGTCGGTGATAGACGGCCAATTCATTTTTAccgggagaggctggcagtataaagtcataataataataatataaatattcattGCTTTTAGATGATGCGGGtgtaaatattgtttaaaaaacaaattctgTGAAACTCCTAATTGTCGATATTTTCTCCtgataaattcttttttttatttacattagtttaaataaattacatttgtttaaatctagaaaacctaaaaaaagacaaggtgaaaatattgtttttatttaagaaatgaTTACTGATTTTTTGGGTTCTATTTTGTATTCATTGGAAAAAATGGTTGACCCACAAATATATTtctcttaaaaatatatttaaaaaagtaaagtctttttcttatttcattttcctatacaacaaaaacatgtaaatattccattttttaattaaaaaacaaaacgatTGACTCAAGATGAATTACCCCAGAGCTAGCTACCTATTGGTAGTTTTTGAATGATGTAAGTTTGATAACTATTtatcaatattgttttttttttaaatatcaagaTAAAGAACAAGGAACCTTCATTTGTTGCTGCTGTTTCTGCATTTGTCCATGTCGACATCTGTGGTCACCTCGGCCTCCCTCGGTGAGCCTGATGCTGGAGACATAAATGCGTCATTGTGAATGTGTTAAAAAATcttgaaaacaaataattaaaaaaaaaataacagtttcatctattaaaaaaatagaaaataaatacataaattaattaattaaaagaaaataaataataataaataaataataaaaatgaataaaaaaatagaagaaaaaagaaaaaaaaaaaaaataataactttaaaataataaaaaaatcggcAGGTCGCTCAGCCTGACAGAAGACCAAAATCAATGACTTTCGAAATCATATGAGAGAAGGAATTACGACTCACCTGCCGCGGGTGGGTGCCGTGGGCGTTTCGGCCGTGCCCGGCGTGGGCGACTTGGCCTCGGGTGTGAGCGTGCCCGCCCACTTTTGCAGCATGTTGACGGTGCCCGCCGTTCCCGGGGCGCTGCTGATGCGATTTGTGATGGCCGTGGGCCCTGGGAAGGCTCTGAAACTGAGTCAGCGGGATAACAGGCGGAGGGGTGGGCGCTCTCGGTCCCCCAGTTGCAGGAACCGGTTGAACCTGAGGTCCGGGTTGAAGAAGAGCTGCTTGTGTTTGCTGTCTCCGGTTTTGGAAGACCTGCGCTTGGGCCGTGTGTGATTTCAATGCCGTCTGGGTCAAGCCGGCGGGTTGACGCTGCTTGGAAACCGGCGCCATTTGTCGAGGTTGGCTGGCGCTGCGAGTCTGATTCCCTGGGTTTTGTCTTTGGGCCTGTGCCGTCCTCCCATGCTGGGCCACGTGTCCTTGGAGGAGGTGGTTGGGATCAGCCTGTGCTCTGGTATCCAAACTAAAGGGGTCGCTTTGCCCCAAGGCTACCTGCCGGTTCACGAGTGGGTCGTGGCTTGGCCAGGTCTCCTGGTCGGAGGCGGGCTGGATGCCGGGGAGACGGCTCGGCTCCCTTTGTGTCGGTGGGCTTCGGTGCGAGTGGTTGGCGGGTTCTAGCTGTGGTATCCTAAGCGTGCGGGAGTCCCAAAAATTAGCCGATTGGCTCCTTGTCCTGTCCTGACCTGCGTGGGTGGTTGTGTCTTCCCGAAAAGGGTTTCTACCTCGCGGTTGCATTTGGTTGGTGTTGTCTGTGGTTTCTGAGGTTATTCCTCTCGGAAGAGTCTCGCTGGGATACGCCGGGGTTCCCCGCAAACGATCCCAGGGCACCTGCTGCCGGGAGGAGGTATCACGGACTTCTTCTGGGTACGTCTGTGTCCTAGCATTACGCTGGGATGCGTGGGAATGGGTGTATCCCGTTGGGATGGGGCCAGGCTGCGCTTGAACATTTGCGGCGGGCCCGCTTTGCATTCTGGGATTGGACTGCCCTTGGTGGAGTAATTGTGGTGCATTACTAACGGCCTCCTGCTGAGGGAAGGAGTTAAGGTTGACGTGAATGGTAGTAGGCATTTGCGCGTTCTGGTTGGAACCTCGCGCTAGGCTAAGCTGCACCCCGGCGGGGCGTCCGCCGCCCTGAGCGGAACCCGTGTGGATAACGATGTTTGGATTAGCCTGCGGCGCATCCGTTGGCGCGAAAGCCGGGTTGCGGATGTCGCCAAGTGGGTACGAGGAGTGATTGCGCGTCGCCTCGCTGAGAAATTCGGGCACGGTGCCGTTTTGCCGCAAGCCGTCGAGCCGCGACGCTTGCGTCTCGTTGGGGGTTTGTCGCTGTGTGGCGTTCAATTCTGCCGGGCGGAGGGTTTGCGCGTTCGATTGAAAGAGAGGTGGGTCGGGACCTTGGCCCAGGTCTCTTGCGACGTTAGTGCGTGTATCTAGAGGCTTAATGGAGACGTGGAAAATCAAGGACAAGGGTTAGGTTTCAATGCCGCCATGGCGTGTTGGTTAAAATCAATAGTGAATGATGTGTCGGGTGGCTTACCAGAGGTCGAGGATTTGTGTGGTTCTTTTGTACCATGACTGCTCCTCCTCGCCGTTGCCGTGCTAAACACACATATGCAAACAAATACTGTTATCAGTATCTAAAtcctccacacacacaaaaaaaaaaacaaataaaagtccttACCACGCCTCCTTAGAATGAGACAAACCAGCAAGACGATGAGTACTACTAGAATGAGGAGTAGCAAAAAGCTACCAATCACGATGCCCGCCACTTCTCCACCGTCTAAACAAATGTCTGGAATGAAAAAGAAGGTTTTGGTAATATGAAatagactttttttccttttttggggggttgagcGAGTTTTTGGGCTATTCGAACTTTGTGGTGTGAaaaagcagcattttttttatgtcgttcatataacattaaaaaattctCCAATATTTGGGGAAGAACAATATGATGGAAAAAAGCATTAATGCTGTGGTTTCCAGAATATTActggtagaagaaaaaaaatgaaaccaaattTTAGGGTAGAAaatcatggtaaaaaaaaaaagcgaatgTAATTATTTTATACTGCAATCCCCATGTGACCAATTTTTATCATTCCTTTACCGTTCCCAACCCTTTACAAtcgggattcaaacccaggccGGCAGTTGAACGCGCTAATAAAATAGCTATTAGCTATTGAAGAGGAACCTCAGTTAGAAAAAAAGTCACTCCCTGAGAATTCGCATCTTAAACAAAACTGGGCTGTTAGCTCAGTAGTCAGCACGCTAAACTCCCACAGCATTTAAAATCTACACTTTTGTCaaacaacaattaaaatatagtttacaatttactttttttactctttctacattttttttaacagcacaATTCTGAAAACAACAGCCGTGGTCTTTGGTCATaaatttaaacgtttttttttcctttcccgtGTATTACAATGTTGTCATAATTGATGGATTCTTCCATATAAAGTGATGGCTTGTCAAAAGGCTGGGAGGAATTGAGTGTTAGGATTACCATCTGAGGTCACACATTCACGACAGCTGTCATAAATTGTGATCTCAGTATCCCAAAAATGTGAGTGCCATTGGGGAAAAGTTGTACAAATGAATGATATGACTTCAATCCATCCATTTCAAGTACTTTCGGCTTCAATGCAAAGGCCGTGTGGATATAAAAACAGCCATTTCAAGTAATGAGTTGGGGGCTTTTTTCAGTAATGTTGCTTCGGAAAAACAAGCGCTTTGCCCTTTCAGCTTGGCAAAGGTAACAAACAAAGATAATGAGGCCAAAGAGAAGAGATAAGGAGGTaagtaagaaagaaaaataattgaaacaaaaagatggaagtgtgtgtgtgtgtgcaagagTCACCGAATGACTTTGACCACATTCCCGCCAGATCAATCTCCCAGGATGCATTGTGTCCCTCCGCTGTCATGAAGACAGATATGTGAACGGTGGCGGGCGGGGGGTGCCGTTCCACAACCTAGCGCCTTCATCATTACCCGCCTCATAGAGGTCAACATTGCTCATAACTCACTTTCCACAGACACGTCGCTCGCCCGCGCCGACTCGCCGCCGGTGACGGCGTTCTGGGCGGTGCACGTGTAGCGCCCGCTGTCGTCCGTGGACGAGGTCTGGACGTTGAGCGTGCCGCTGTCCGGCTGCGTGGACGCCACCGGTTGGTCGTCGCGTTGCCAGGTGAAGACGGCGGGGGGGAGGGACTCCGACACGCAGGTGAGACGTATGGTTTGACCCGCCTGGACATCGGCGCTGCCTATGCAGTCTTTGGGGGCGTCTTTGGTCAGGACCGGAGTGTCTGGTCCATCTAGACAAAAATGGAGAAACATGGAAGCTATATGATTGAAAACAGGGGTCGCCAAACTAAGGCCCACGGGTCAAATGGAGCCTGGGAAATGTGGAAAATATCattgcacaagaagcttgaattCAGCCTGTAATCTATTGCACTTCTCAGCTGTAAATCTACGTAGATGTGGGaatttagattaaattagataactttatttatc is from Stigmatopora argus isolate UIUO_Sarg chromosome 4, RoL_Sarg_1.0, whole genome shotgun sequence and encodes:
- the LOC144073496 gene encoding uncharacterized protein LOC144073496, translated to MNQLRAFFVLFLLAVLGQSQDQVPIQFQTDPVLVLSGSDIQLTVQTVSNVISMTWLYEGVSLGLYAGGSSVINDVAQFQGRIAITATQLRVRSAQLGDAGTYTVEVEPLASTGLAPGSRSVQLRVFDAVTDVTLTVPSVAIEGGNVTLTCAAGGTELTFQWGKGGVNVEEDDRTTIIGGSLVINPGQRGDAGEYTCSVSNPASARAVTRSLTVFYGPDTPVLTKDAPKDCIGSADVQAGQTIRLTCVSESLPPAVFTWQRDDQPVASTQPDSGTLNVQTSSTDDSGRYTCTAQNAVTGGESARASDVSVENICLDGGEVAGIVIGSFLLLLILVVLIVLLVCLILRRRARQRRGGAVMVQKNHTNPRPLPLDTRTNVARDLGQGPDPPLFQSNAQTLRPAELNATQRQTPNETQASRLDGLRQNGTVPEFLSEATRNHSSYPLGDIRNPAFAPTDAPQANPNIVIHTGSAQGGGRPAGVQLSLARGSNQNAQMPTTIHVNLNSFPQQEAVSNAPQLLHQGQSNPRMQSGPAANVQAQPGPIPTGYTHSHASQRNARTQTYPEEVRDTSSRQQVPWDRLRGTPAYPSETLPRGITSETTDNTNQMQPRGRNPFREDTTTHAGQDRTRSQSANFWDSRTLRIPQLEPANHSHRSPPTQREPSRLPGIQPASDQETWPSHDPLVNRQVALGQSDPFSLDTRAQADPNHLLQGHVAQHGRTAQAQRQNPGNQTRSASQPRQMAPVSKQRQPAGLTQTALKSHTAQAQVFQNRRQQTQAALLQPGPQVQPVPATGGPRAPTPPPVIPLTQFQSLPRAHGHHKSHQQRPGNGGHRQHAAKVGGHAHTRGQVAHAGHGRNAHGTHPRQHQAHRGRPR